One window of Trifolium pratense cultivar HEN17-A07 linkage group LG5, ARS_RC_1.1, whole genome shotgun sequence genomic DNA carries:
- the LOC123886758 gene encoding uncharacterized protein LOC123886758 encodes MGLDDNAWCAYHRCRGHSTEKCFRLRDLIEELIKSGHLRKFIDDAAQGRVVVPKVPRQEPRDPPGPNREPPKGRISVNTIAGGFSGGGESSSARKRYVRRAISEIYLVSQPQPLNVPDLAFTAKDGLEVAPHDDDPLVIQVQILNCDVKRVLIDSGSSADIMYWEAFKAMQLAEEQLQPYSGTLVGFSGEQVDVMGYASLLTTFGEGSNAKTIKVRYLVVKTPFTSYNIIIGRPAFNTLGAAMSTLYLAIKYPLDNGGVGTVRGDQILAKKCYESSLKIRHRNSSASGKFERRQAAIPGGINIIESADMDPREEFQDRRNVEDITGVGTKFPR; translated from the exons ATGGGGCTGGACGATAACGCCTGGTGCGCATATCACAGGTGTAGAGGTCACTCCACAGAAAAATGCTTCCGCTTAAGGGATTTAATCGAAGAACTGATAAAAAGCGGACACCTTCGCAAATTCATTGACGACGCCGCCCAAGGGCGGGTTGTCGTGCCAAAAGTCCCCCGGCAGGAGCCACGAGATCCTCCTGGGCCAAACAGAGAGCCTCCCAAGGGGAGAATCTCCGTGAATACAATAGCAGGAGGATTCTCAGGCGGGGGCgaatcaagctcagcaaggaaaaggTATGTACGCCGAGCTATCTCGGAAATATACCTCGTAAGTCAGCCTCAGCCATTAAACGTACCAGATTTGGCATTCACGGCAAAGGATGGTTTGGAGGTAGCACCCCATGACGATGATCCATTagtgatacaagtccaaattttgaactgtgaTGTAAAAAGAGTATTGATAGATTCAGGGAGTTCAGCGGAcattatgtactgggaagctttcaaggccatgcaattagcagAAGAGCAATTGCAACCCTACTCCGGAACCCTGGTTGGGTTCTCTGGCGAACAAGTGGACGTAATGGGTTACGCCTCCCTTCTTACCACGTTTGGAGAAGGCAGCAACGCCAAAACTATCAAGGTGCGATACCTGgtagttaaaactccttttacctcctataatattattataggaaggCCCGCCTTTAACACATTgggggcggccatgtccactctatacctagcaataaaataccccctTGATAATGGGGGAGTAGGGACGGTAAGGGGCGATCAGATTCTCGCCAAGAAATGCTACGAGTCTAGCTTAAAGATACGACACCGAAATTCCAGCGCAAGCGGGAAATTCGaaagaagacaagccgcaaTTCCAGGCGGCATAAACATCATAGAGAGCGCAGACATGGATCCGAGGGAGGAATTTCAAGATCGAAGG AATGTCGAAGATATAACCGGTGTAGGGACAAAGTTTCCAAGGTGA